TGGCAGGACCGCCTGGTCTCTGATGACGGTTTTGCGCCCGCCGCTGGTCTCGCCCAGCACGGGGGTCATCTCCGAACCGGCGTAGGTGGTGGGCAGAATGATCTGCGGCAGGCCGGTGCGCCGGGCGATGGCCTTGCTCAGGCCAGTGGCGCTGCCGCCGCCAATAGCCACCACGCCGTCCGCGTTCAGGTCATGGACGACGCGCAGGGCCTGTTCCGTCACGTCGGTGGGCGTGTGCATGGTGGCCCCGCTGAAGGTTCCGGCGGCCAGACCGCCCAGCAGCGCCGCCAGGTGTTCGGCCGTATTCGCCTGTCCCGGTGTGGACAGCACCAGCACCCGCTTCAGGCCCAGGCGCTGCGCCTCGGCGGCGAGTTGCTGGCGGCGGCCCGGCCCGAAGACCACCCGGACGGGCAGCGGCTGGTAGGTGAAGGGGTGGTTTGCCATCGGCGGCTCCAGGTCTTCAAACCTTCCCCAGTTCACACGCTGCTGACCGGGAGCGACTGCAACATCTGCCGCACGGCCTCAAGTTCGTCCTCGTTGATGGTGTGACCCATTCGCGGGTAGATGCGCTTGTCCACCCTCGCGCCGTGCTCCGCCAGAACCTCGGCGCTTTCCTCCACGCGCCGCAGCGGAATATGGCCGTCTATGTCGCTGCACCCGAGAAAGACGGGGGTGCCGTCCAATGGGCCGATGGCGTCGCGGGGGGTGCCGTCCGGGCCGATCAGGCCGCCCGAGAAGGCGAAGGCGCCGCCGTAGCGCCGGGCGTGGCGGGCCACGTACTCCAGCGCCAGGCACGCGCCCTGCGAGAAACCGCCGATGACGATGTTCTCGGGGGCGATGCCCTGCGCGCCCAGCGTGTTCACCACGTCATCGATGGCCTGCAGGCCCGACGACAACCCGGGTTCATTGCGTTCTATCGGGGCCAGAAAGCTCTGCGGGTACCAGGTGTGGCCGCGTGCCTGCGGGGCGAGGTACGCCAGGGCCGGCACGCCAAACTGCTGAGAGAGGCCCAGCATGTCCTCGGCACTGCCCCCGCGCCCGTGCACCAGGATCACGGCGGCGCTGGCCTTCTCCGGGGCGCGGCCCGTGGTCTTCACCGGCTGGCCCTGGTGGGGACCGCTGATCGGGGCACTATCAGGCATGCTGGCCGCCTGAAGTCACTTTCTCTGTGCCTTTTTCGGTGCCCTGCCCACCGATGGTCACGCCGTACTCGTGGTTCACGATGGGCCTGACCCGCGCCTCGATGGCCGCGCGCTTGCTCTCGTACCACGCGGGCAGCTTGAGGTGTTTGCCCAGCTCGTCCACACTTTCGTCGTCGGGGAAGCCGGGGGCGTCGGTGGCAACTTCAAACAGGATGCCGGAGTGTTCCCGGAAGTAGATGGAGTGGAAGTACTGCCGGTCCTGCACCGGGGTCACGCCGTAGCCGTGTTCGCTGAGCAGTTTCTGGTATTCCAGTTGCTCGGTGTCGTCCACGGTGCGCAGCGCGACGTGGTGGACGCTGCCGGCGCTGAGCTGCCCGTGCGGTTTGCCGGGGCGCTCGACCAGATCGATGTACAGGCCCACCCCCTCCGACTGGCCCCTGAAACGGGTGCGCAGGCCCTCGGCGTCCGGCTCGCTGCCCACCCGGCTGAAGCCCAGCGGCCCGGTCAGCAGCGCCGCCGTGCGCGCGGTCTGCGCCACCCAGCCGGTCACGCTGTGAAAGCCGCGCAGGGCGTGTTCGCGGGGCACCGGGCTGTTCGGCCAGAAGCGGGGCACGTCCGCGCCGTCTTCAAAGACCAGCTCGATCCACAGCCCGTCGGGGTCTTCAAAGCGGACGGCGGGGCTGCCGAAGCGCACCTGTTCGGTGAAGGGAATCCCGAAGCGGTTCAGGCGGGCCTTCCAGTAGTCCTGCGAGGCGACGGGCGCCGCGTAGGCCGCCGCCACGATCTCGCCGTTGCCGCGCCGTCCCCTGACGGCATTGGCCCAGGGAAAGTAGGTCATGATGGTGCCGGGCGCGCCGGTTTCATCGCCGTAATACAGGTGGTAGGTGCCGGGATCATCAAAGTTGACGGTCACCTTGACCATGCGCTGGCCCAGCACCTGGGTAAAGAAATCGACGTTCTTCGGCGGATCGCTCGCCATGACGGTGAGGTGGTGGAGACCTTGGATGGGATTCATGCCTCTATTTTGACTTAAATATTTAAGTGTATGGTGACTCATGCTGCAAATTAAATTTTTGATTGAGGCGTTACAGTGTTGAGAATGCCTGAAGACGCGTTGAACAGCGCCCTCGAACAACCCGCCATCCGGTTGTGGCGGCGCCTGGTCTTCACCACGCAGGACAAAATCCGGGAGGTGGAAACCGCGCTGGCCCCCCTGGAGCTGAGCATGACCGAGTTTGATCTGCTGGCCGTTCTGCGCCGATTTGACGGCGCGACGCAGCAGGAGGTGGCCCAGCGCCTGCTGTTCACCGAGGCGAACATGTCCTACCACGCCAAACGCCTGAGCGCGCGCGGGCTGATCGAGCGGCACACCGCCGGGAAGTCCAAGCGACTCACCCTGACCAACGCGGGCCGAACCCTGATTGAACGCGCCCTGCCCACTGTCATCGGGCTGCACGAGGCGCAGTTCTCTGATCTGAACGAGGAGGAACTCGGTGTGCTGCGGGGGCTGCTGAGCCGGCTGAAATAAGCAGGAGACTGCGCCCCCAGCCAACCTGCCCAGTCGCCCAGCGGTCTATTCTTGCGAATGTCTGCGCGAGCAGCGCGTTGCTAAACCCCTCCCCCGCTCGCCAATCCCACCCCACAATCCGGAAGAACAGCTCACCCCACTTGACAGTTAAATCTTTAACTGATCTACTGCTGGACGAAGCAGGGCGCAGGGCAGAACCGGCCCGCGCCTCAGAGGCCCCCCCTATGACTTTCTTCAAACGCATCCTCGACGCCCTCTCGCCCCAGGCCCAGCCGCCGATCACTCCACAGGAGACCCCCATGCCTAACCCCGTCAAGCTCGCCATCGTGTACTACAGCACCTACGGCACCAACCACGCCATGGCAAACGAGGCTGCCGACGCCGCCCGCGCCGCCGGCGCCGAGGTCCGCCTGCTCAAGGTCCAGGAAACCGCCCCCCAGGCCGTCATCGACACCCAGGACGCCTGGAAGGCCCAGCAGGAACGCACCGCCGACGTGGCCGTCGCCTCCCCCGACGATCTGGAGTGGGCCAACGCCATCCTGTTCAGCGCCCCCACCCGCTTCGGCGGCGCCGCCAGCCAGATTCGCGCCTTTATCGACACCCTGGGCGGCTTGTGGGGCACCGGCAAGCTGGCCGACAAGACCTTCAGCGCCATGACCAGCGCCCAGAACCCCAACGGCGGGCAGGAAACCACCCTGCAGACGCTGTACATCACGGCGATGCACTGGGGCGCGATTCTGATGCCGCCCGGCTACACCGATCCGGTGATCTTCGCTTCGGGGGGCAACCCCTACGGGGCCAGCGTGACCGCCAACGGCGAGCCCTTGAGCGACGCGGATAAAGCCACCATCCGCCATCAGGCCAAACGGCTGGTGGACGTCACCGCGAAACTGCAGTAACCAACAAGAAACCAGGGGGAGGCGGCCAGCACGGCTTCGCCTCCCCTTTCGTTTGAGTCTCCAGAGTGAAGTCCGGGAATCCCCAACCGACGGCATCGCCGTCCCTGAGGGTGGGTGTGACGCTGTGAACCTCAACTTGAGCGCTGCGTCGCCAGGGGGTGACAGGTCAACGCGCCATCAATGCGCCACCAGCAGGAATCCTCCATCACATCAGGCCCCATGGGCGAAACCAGAACAGAGTGCCAGGAGGCACCTCTGTTCCTGAAATGCTCTTAGTATGGTTAAAGCACCAAGGGCTGCACGACCCTGGCCCTGTTCGCCGCTACATTCCAGAAACTCTCGCTTCGGCCGAAGGTTTGTGCTTCATCACAGAAGGTTTCAAGGCAGTACGTGAAGTCGCGGTAGGACGCAGCATTTCTCATTGTGCGCTCCCCCCTGGGAATTCGCCAGCCCATCCCAACGTATGGGATCTGCGAGCTGACACGCTGCACGGAATCAATGGCAGGCCCATTCCAGTGGAGTGCTTTGATAGCGTAGGCGCATGACGCAGAATGAGACCCGCCCTGATCCCGAAACGGCTGCTGACGAGAACCAGGACCCTACCAACGTGGAATTGCAGTTCATGGGGCGTGTCAACGCGCGCGCGGAACTGGCCGCCCGGGTCGAGGCCGAGAGCAGTGCAGCGGGAGCTTACAAAAAGCGCGGCATGGACGAACACGATGTGGCGCTGAAAGGCACGATGGACGCCAGCGATCCTCCCAGCACCAACATGGGCGACGCCGACGAAGAAATGACCTCCTGAGCTGTTCAGCAGTACGCGCCGTCCGGCGAACCTGCCCCCTCCACACTCTATTCACGTCATTGCCTTTCCCCAGTTCAGAGCAGTTCGTCGTTCCTCCAGTCGTCCCCCGGGCGATATTCACAGCCATGGTGGATCATCAGGGCTGGCCCGCACATCTCTCTGGCTGACGTGCGAACCCACGACAAACCCAACACGGCCCTGGCGATCAGGAAGTAAATGACCAGCCCAGTGCCGTCCACCAGGGCCGTGATGAAGGGCGCGGCCACCACCACACCGACCAGCAGGCCCACCCGGCCCCAGCAGCTTGAGGGGCGGCAATCGCGTCAGCAGGCAAGCAATAGAACCTGATGGGCCAGTCACCGTAAACAGAGGTGTGGCGTCTTCATTCCGCAGCGCCCGGCGCACCCCGTCCAGCCGCCTTTCCCGCGTGGTCATCCCCTCTTCAGAAGCCCACTATCACATCGGCGGTGCGGGACTGGGACAACCGGATCAACGCCGCTGCCGCCATGCCGGTACGCAGAGACACCGGACCGCTTCAGGGCAGCGCCGCAGTCAGGCCCGGAGAAGCTCTCTGATCAGTTCGTTTTGCAGCCGGTGAGCAGCGCCTGGGTCTTGGTCGTGTCGCCGCCGATAAAGGTGCTGAGCGTCGCCTCGCCCTGATGTTCCCACCACTCCAGGCCGCCGCGGGCCTCCGCTGGGCCGTTCAGGCCCGCGTAACGCGCGCCGCTGGCGCTGACGGCCTCGGCCAGGCCGTACTGGACACCGTTCCACTTCAAGACCGCGAACATAGGGCCGTTTTTGCGGTAATCGACGTACGTCACGCTGATCTCTTTCCCTGCATCACAGGTGTAGGAAAAGCTTCGCTCGGTGGCCACGGGAGGCGCGCCGGCC
The genomic region above belongs to Deinococcus radiopugnans ATCC 19172 and contains:
- a CDS encoding alpha/beta hydrolase translates to MPDSAPISGPHQGQPVKTTGRAPEKASAAVILVHGRGGSAEDMLGLSQQFGVPALAYLAPQARGHTWYPQSFLAPIERNEPGLSSGLQAIDDVVNTLGAQGIAPENIVIGGFSQGACLALEYVARHARRYGGAFAFSGGLIGPDGTPRDAIGPLDGTPVFLGCSDIDGHIPLRRVEESAEVLAEHGARVDKRIYPRMGHTINEDELEAVRQMLQSLPVSSV
- a CDS encoding MarR family winged helix-turn-helix transcriptional regulator; amino-acid sequence: MPEDALNSALEQPAIRLWRRLVFTTQDKIREVETALAPLELSMTEFDLLAVLRRFDGATQQEVAQRLLFTEANMSYHAKRLSARGLIERHTAGKSKRLTLTNAGRTLIERALPTVIGLHEAQFSDLNEEELGVLRGLLSRLK
- a CDS encoding M-like protein, which encodes MTQNETRPDPETAADENQDPTNVELQFMGRVNARAELAARVEAESSAAGAYKKRGMDEHDVALKGTMDASDPPSTNMGDADEEMTS
- a CDS encoding ring-cleaving dioxygenase, which gives rise to MNPIQGLHHLTVMASDPPKNVDFFTQVLGQRMVKVTVNFDDPGTYHLYYGDETGAPGTIMTYFPWANAVRGRRGNGEIVAAAYAAPVASQDYWKARLNRFGIPFTEQVRFGSPAVRFEDPDGLWIELVFEDGADVPRFWPNSPVPREHALRGFHSVTGWVAQTARTAALLTGPLGFSRVGSEPDAEGLRTRFRGQSEGVGLYIDLVERPGKPHGQLSAGSVHHVALRTVDDTEQLEYQKLLSEHGYGVTPVQDRQYFHSIYFREHSGILFEVATDAPGFPDDESVDELGKHLKLPAWYESKRAAIEARVRPIVNHEYGVTIGGQGTEKGTEKVTSGGQHA
- the wrbA gene encoding NAD(P)H:quinone oxidoreductase, which translates into the protein MPNPVKLAIVYYSTYGTNHAMANEAADAARAAGAEVRLLKVQETAPQAVIDTQDAWKAQQERTADVAVASPDDLEWANAILFSAPTRFGGAASQIRAFIDTLGGLWGTGKLADKTFSAMTSAQNPNGGQETTLQTLYITAMHWGAILMPPGYTDPVIFASGGNPYGASVTANGEPLSDADKATIRHQAKRLVDVTAKLQ
- a CDS encoding MliC family protein; translation: MTRYFRPAALLTLTATLAGGSLITANAGGAGAPPVATERSFSYTCDAGKEISVTYVDYRKNGPMFAVLKWNGVQYGLAEAVSASGARYAGLNGPAEARGGLEWWEHQGEATLSTFIGGDTTKTQALLTGCKTN